The proteins below come from a single Afipia felis ATCC 53690 genomic window:
- a CDS encoding peptidylprolyl isomerase: MDCSVSNALPKPKAISVNGVVISRETIAQEVQNHPADKPIHAWQAAARALVVRELLLQEATRLGIATEALSDPDGRRETAEEAAMRALVEREVKTPEPDEAACQRFYEQNIQRFRLGDLYEVAHILIAAPRGDQTARASARESAETILAAVKADPAAFADMASNHSACSTSAVNGGRLGQIARGQTVTEFEAALERMQPGEMAIVETRYGYHVVRLDRHAVGKTLPFELAKERIAGYLAASVQHRSLAQYISILAGQAEITGFSLVGTGTPLVQ, translated from the coding sequence ATGGATTGTTCTGTCTCAAATGCCTTGCCGAAGCCAAAGGCAATCAGCGTCAACGGTGTGGTGATTTCCCGCGAGACCATCGCGCAGGAGGTACAGAACCATCCGGCGGATAAACCGATCCATGCCTGGCAGGCGGCGGCGCGCGCGCTCGTGGTGCGCGAACTGCTGTTGCAGGAAGCCACACGACTCGGAATCGCTACCGAGGCGCTGTCCGATCCGGATGGGCGCCGGGAAACCGCCGAGGAAGCCGCGATGCGCGCGCTGGTCGAGCGCGAGGTCAAAACGCCGGAGCCGGATGAGGCGGCCTGCCAGCGTTTCTACGAACAGAACATTCAGCGTTTCCGGCTCGGTGATCTTTACGAAGTCGCCCATATCCTCATCGCCGCGCCGCGTGGCGATCAGACGGCACGAGCATCAGCACGTGAGAGCGCCGAAACCATTCTTGCGGCGGTGAAGGCCGATCCGGCCGCCTTTGCTGACATGGCATCGAACCATTCGGCGTGTTCCACTTCGGCGGTGAATGGTGGCCGCCTCGGCCAGATCGCACGCGGCCAGACCGTGACCGAATTCGAGGCGGCGCTGGAGCGGATGCAACCGGGCGAGATGGCGATCGTCGAAACGCGTTATGGCTATCACGTGGTGCGACTGGATCGCCATGCGGTAGGGAAGACGTTGCCGTTCGAGCTCGCGAAAGAACGGATCGCGGGTTATCTCGCCGCCAGTGTCCAGCATCGTTCACTCGCGCAATACATCTCGATTCTTGCAGGCCAGGCCGAGATCACGGGTTTCTCGCTTGTCGGGACGGGCACGCCATTGGTGCAATAG
- the mog gene encoding molybdopterin adenylyltransferase — protein sequence MSLDGDRPENLAGSKTLARIGVLVVSDRASEGVYEDKSGKAIGDFLKKVVRSNWIIIFKIVPDGAESVASALIELSDREDCDLVLTTGGTGPAPRDLTPEGTRMVISRELAGFGELMRRVSLEHVPTAILSRQLAGTRNRSLIVNLPGRPAAIEVCLNAIFPAIPYCLELIGARRIEVDSDVCIAFHPGN from the coding sequence ATGAGTCTTGACGGCGACAGGCCGGAAAATCTTGCCGGATCGAAAACACTGGCGCGGATCGGTGTCCTTGTCGTCTCGGATCGCGCAAGCGAGGGTGTTTACGAAGACAAGAGCGGAAAGGCGATTGGTGATTTTCTGAAGAAAGTAGTTCGTTCGAACTGGATCATCATCTTCAAGATTGTGCCCGACGGCGCCGAAAGCGTGGCCAGCGCATTGATCGAGCTATCGGACCGCGAAGACTGCGATCTGGTTTTGACGACGGGCGGTACCGGTCCGGCTCCACGCGATCTTACGCCTGAGGGAACACGAATGGTCATCAGCCGCGAGTTGGCCGGTTTTGGCGAATTGATGCGGCGGGTCAGTCTGGAGCATGTTCCAACCGCGATCCTGTCACGGCAGTTGGCTGGGACACGCAACCGCTCTTTGATTGTCAACCTGCCTGGCCGCCCAGCCGCCATTGAAGTCTGCCTCAATGCGATTTTTCCAGCCATCCCATATTGCCTCGAACTGATTGGGGCGCGCCGAATCGAGGTCGATTCCGATGTTTGCATTGCATTCCACCCGGGGAATTGA